One region of Quercus lobata isolate SW786 chromosome 2, ValleyOak3.0 Primary Assembly, whole genome shotgun sequence genomic DNA includes:
- the LOC115959902 gene encoding uncharacterized protein At4g02000-like, with protein sequence MAAELEELWKKLSFTEEEDESIVLGRNTTEAAIAIGKNCLLMKVLSYRSINIDALRKNLRMVWKPNKSIQINEVKNELFLVEFGDGRDKKRVMEMCPWTYEKSLILLREFEGERIPKEISLWQSPFWVQIHDLPLKSRTRETGRAIGAKLGKVLEVDVEESGVHWRKFLRVRVKIDVTKKLVRGKKIVIEGGEQRWIAFKYERLPNFCYRCGLLSHGLKDCKEGNDNED encoded by the coding sequence ATGGCAGCAGAGTTAGAAGAACTGTGGAAAAAGTTGTCTTTCACAGAGGAGGAGGATGAAAGCATTGTGTTGGGAAGGAATACTACAGAGGCTGCGATAGCAATAGGAAAAAATTGTCTGTTGATGAAGGTGCTTTCTTACAGGAGCATAAACATTGATGCTCTTAGGAAGAACCTTAGAATGGTGTGGAAACCGAATAAGAGCATCCAGATAAATGAAGTCAAAAATGAACTCTTTCTAGTAGAGTTTGGAGATGGAAGGGATAAGAAGAGAGTCATGGAGATGTGTCCATGGACATATGAGAAGTCCTTGATTCTGTTGAGAGAGTTTGAGGGCGAACGGATACCAAAGGAAATCTCACTTTGGCAGTCCCCTTTTTGGGTGCAAATACACGATCTCCCTTTAAAGAGCAGAACCAGAGAAACGGGCAGAGCTATAGGAGCAAAGCTGGGAAAGGTTTTGGAAGTTGACGTAGAGGAATCTGGTGTTCACTGGAGGAAATTTTTGAGAGTGAGGGTGAAGATTGATGTTACAAAGAAACTTGTGAGGGGAAAAAAGATTGTAATAGAGGGGGGAGAGCAGAGGTGGATAGCCTTCAAATATGAGAGGCTTCCAAATTTTTGCTATAGATGTGGGTTGCTCAGCCATGGTTTAAAGGATTGTAAGGAAGGGAATGATAATGAGGACTAG